In the genome of Arachis stenosperma cultivar V10309 chromosome 2, arast.V10309.gnm1.PFL2, whole genome shotgun sequence, the window GCAACTCATCCCCGTCGGAGTCAAACTCATTCACAATCTTCTTTGCCACTTTATGGTTCACCGACTCGCCTACCGAACCCAAATAATCCACGAGCTCCTTGCTTGAGACTTTGCCGTCTTTGTCAACGTCCAAGTGATCAAAAACGTCTCTGAGTTTGTCATCTTCTTTTGTGTTGTGCATGTTGGAATTGGATGGCATAATTAACTGAGATGCTGTGTCTgtgggaggaggaggaggagttaAACATGGAAAGGCTAacttgaagaagaggaagaaggtaGTCTTGCTAGAGAATAACCACTTGGAGGACTTGGAAACAATGGCGTGTGCCATGGGTGTGGTGTTTTACTACAATAACAAAGCAATGCATGTTAGGTAATTTATATAGGAAGTTAAAAGAAAGGAATTATGAGATCAGATCAAAAGTTGGAAAACAGAAAGAGTGTGAGCGCTCCCTGTGATTGCAAGGAAATTGCATGATTGACCAACCTATGTGGATATGAAGACTTGACtcgtttctttttgttttttaaacCAAGCAAGCAATTAATTTCCTTGGTAATTTCAACCTGGTAGGAGATAAATGTGAGAATGgattttttaattgttaaaaaaaattaaaagataatttattatttttttatgtttttttattttaattataaaattaatatttaaaaatgatatttttaaaaataaattaaaaagatctaTCCATGATAAGTGTAACTTCTTTTCTTCGCATTTTCCCTGTCAGAACCCGAAGAAGGGGTTTGCCTTGGTGGACAAAGGAAAATTGTGTCCCTACAGCCAAGTCAACAAAGCTCTTTATTTAcagatattaaatttttttttttggtcataCAAAATACTGACACACACATTCCACACATACTAACCTAACAGCTCTACTAGAATTCCATCCTGTGTGGCTTCATTTGAGGCATACATCTTTGCCATTACATCACATGCCTCGCCATACacatattaaatttaattttcttttttttttctttttcttttggctGGGCTGTCAGAGAAAGAGCCTTAACCCACAGCTCAGATAGCTTAACAAACTTTCAAAGCCCAATACTTATGACATTGCCATTTTCCACAAatccataataaaaaaaacaaggtgtttgctaCGGTACGATTATAAATTTATACGTACCGATATAATAAAAACGTAGACAAATAACAAAACGCTACGTGGATTATATTATCTCCATCagcatttaatttttattttttaaaaatatatatcttaatattatttttactaaaatacccttataatttaataaaaataaaaaatattttttatataaatatacaaaaaaacttaaatattcttttttatgttaaataaaaattatcattttaaattaattaaattttaacattcaactaactttaatcttatattttaaaatcttaaataatttaaaaaaacaaaacaaaaacacatgaaaagaaaaaaaattaaaaaaattgttcatCTAATTTCGTGTTCTTCGTCTCCTCcctcctcttccttctctctgctaaaggagaagaagaagaagccgTCTAACCTAAACCTTTCTTCTCGAGTTCCAATCAGTACTGTTTCTGTTGGATCCACAGAGACGGCGGCGCCGGGGTCTTCTGCTTCCTCTCTTTTGTCAGAGCTGCTCACCATCTCCTCTAGTTGTGCGTTCTTCGAATCTGTTACAGCTGCGAGAGACGAAGCCCGCCATGTACCACTGCTTACTGCTTGCCTGAAGCTTTCCTCTGCTCTGCTCTGCTCCGCTGCACTGAAGCGCAGCAAGTCCATCGCCGTACCAAGAAGATCCCGCTCTCTCCTCGACCCCGCTATCTCTTCTGACTCCGTGATTACAAATTGGGGCTGgaattttgttaaatattagCATGCTTTAGCCTTACTCATGCCATTATTAATTGGAATTTCTTCGAACGGAACATGATTTTAATCACATGATTGTCTGAATTTTAATCGCTTTTTTTTTGTCTGAATTTTAATCACTTTTTTTCCTATTTGATTCaatctcttttattttgtttctttgttctTGTCAATATTATCAATGCTTCTGTTATTGGGATTTCTCTGTTTTGCCAAAAATCTGTAGTATGGTGAACTTTTTGGTTTCATGGATGCTTActctttttcatattttaataaGTATTTATGTGCTTAGAAGAGCAATTGAATCTGGTTGCAAATTCGGATTGTTGGTGGAAGGAATGCAAATTGGGACTAGTTTTCTAGTTCTTGGTGGACTAGCCTAGCTTGCTGAATTGATTAATTCATTAATAGAAGGGAGTGGTGTCATAATCTGCATTGACTCTGAAACAAGAAGTGATGTCTCGgttccttcagtttcttgtatggTTGGCGAACTAAGATGAAAATGACTCTCTTTAGAAGGCCATTTTATTGTTCCGTACTAGAGATTTCTGTGACTTATTTTGGGTTCATGGCTTGATGTTTTGAATtcatgagaaaaaaaaattataggaGGTTTGCTTCTAAATATCCTTCTTTTGTTCCATGATTTTAAAATGTTGTGATAAATTTTTCAAGTGGTACAAGGCTTTTAAAATGTTATGATAAATGTTATGATAAACTCCCATCCTTTtcaattattgttattgttagtCCTACAATACAAAATTTCAATGCTGTAGTTATCATGAAAGGCTTTTTCTGTTTTGAATAAATGATTGGAAAAGTAGAGCTTTTATATAAgcactaattttttattaggcATAATCTATCATAGTGCATATAAATGTTTGCTTGACATGTCTTAGTTTGTGATGTTTTCATTATAAGTGTGAATATCTCTTATACAAGTCTTTTTTTTCCCACTAAAATGCTTCCTAACTTATGTTTCTCTATTAAAAGTTTTATGCCTGTTAATGAAGAGTAATTTCTCTGATATATTTGTCATCTGTTTCTTTACAGATTTTGCAATAGGCACAGATGATATGTACAGAACTGCAGAAGCAATCAAACTTGCTGGAGCAAAGATAAAGAATACAAATTCCTTTGATAGTTCACATTCAGATAAAATTTTATCAGCCTTTGAAGTTTTAATA includes:
- the LOC130961720 gene encoding probable calcium-binding protein CML41; translated protein: MAHAIVSKSSKWLFSSKTTFFLFFKLAFPCLTPPPPPTDTASQLIMPSNSNMHNTKEDDKLRDVFDHLDVDKDGKVSSKELVDYLGSVGESVNHKVAKKIVNEFDSDGDELLHFGDFVRLMKQEDNGDLEDVLRSAFEMFEVEKGCGCITPKGLQNMLHQLGEVKSHQECEAMIRPFDLDGNGFLDFHEFQQMMSPVP